The Sabethes cyaneus chromosome 3, idSabCyanKW18_F2, whole genome shotgun sequence DNA window GGCAGAACGAGACGAAATCAACGAGATTCGAAGACGCTGtgcgttttggaaaaaaaacctTAAAAATGGTTTGTTGACAACTAACGAACAAAGCCTTGTTCACAATTATCTCGAGCTCTTTTGACGTGGAGCGTAACAATGTCATCCCTCAATAGTTTTCAACGATGCACTTTTCAGCCTTTTTATGTACAGGGAATATAACTGAATGCTTCCATAGGGAAAACTGCCAAATTGAAGCATGCAACAATAGTGCAAAAATACTAACGAGAACACCAGAACTCTTCTTCAGGATGCAAGATATTTACCATTCGGTCCTGTCACTAACGAATATTTTAGTTTTCCAAAGGCAGTTTCGACAATCTCCTCTGTTACATGAATAATGTTGAGGTTGATGACTTCGTTACGAGTGTTTCTAACACCAGCTAATTTGTTCCAGAGAATTAGGAAAACGATTACAAGCCTGCATAAAGTCCGCTGCGAAGAGGCTACATCTATCGCACGCAGCGTTCGTTCAGAAATAGATCTAAAGGCCATCTATTTTTTTCTTAGAGTTGACAAATGACTAGAGTTTCATAGGATTTTAGTGAAGATTTCCTTGAATTCGTAGAGTATACTGTGTGTACAGAAGACGGTTGTTGACTCGAAAATCCTACAGCCACTGATAACGTATGGCTTGGTCCCAGTCGATCTACAAAATTACCGTGGCTTAGTCATCAAAATGCGTTCTGTGGAAGTCTAGATCTTTGCCGTCGCTAATATTCTTGAACACGACAGGGATCAGCAAACTGAATTGTACACTATGGATGATCGGAATCGAGCATGATAATAAGTAGATTACGTCGATCCTCACAGAGCGATCGGCCACTAGGAGTTTACCTATAGCTGCTCAAGCGTTTCGTAAATCAGGGATGGGTCGATGGAGTAAATCAGTTTATTAGATATGGTTACCCATACCATCGCCACGGCATTTTGTACTATTCTGCTGGTTACGATTGCTTTTGAAGATGGAAAATGCGCTGCCAAACAGCTGTTGTGAATGAATTTTCTTGACAAGCAAGGCTGCCGTTAAAATGATTATATCGAAGATCTATTCTGTCACTGTGATAGAAAAGTCATCGATTTTGGTTCATAGTCTACGCACATTCTGGTAGTAACTCGACAATGAGTTAAAGAAGTCTTGAGGGTCAGATACAGGGCTGGAAACGGGGACTGCCTCATCGGAAGAAATGTTATAGGAGTTATAGATCGAAAAAATCAgcgaaataataatttttgaagGGAACCAATTgcataaattttactattaaattgttcataaaataaataatattatTCGGTGAGAAAAAACCTTTAGTTAATTACTAGAAAATGCTCTTGGAAAGCTTGTAATAAAATTTGACGTAAATTGGTTGAATCGATTTCGAGCAAGCTTGCTCACTGACTTTAAAATCACAGTTTTGAGAGACACGCGTTCAAATTTTCAAGTTCCTTCTTCAATAGCTCTGACACATCGTTACAAATATGCCTGTAACTTCGTAAATATTTGACCGATTGATTGAAAATTTCTGTGTAATGCTTAAACATACGATcattaaatgaaaagaaaatcgatttttcggaaATGCTAACTGTATACAGTCCCTGAATTTACTTGCCCGCATCGGGTCACGCGCCTTCTTGAGCCGCCCCAACATGAAATTCGATCGCTCATTAGATTTAGAAAACGATTGTCCACCTTGGCAATAGAAACCAAAGCTTAACCTCGGCAAAACTAGACCTCGTAACCATTCTCAATTATTGCAGAACAGCCTCTTTCCCTACCAGCCTATGCATACTTGGTCTTGCCTCCACTAAGGCTCATAACCTAATAGTATCACGAAGGGGTAACTTAGGTGGATGGGCACAAAAGGTCCTCGAGTAACCAGATTTTCGATTTATGATGAACAAAAACGTCTAAAAATAACCTTctcaaaacatttttgtttgagCATAACAGGGACAATATCGCCCTCCTTTTAGAGAGACAAACGCGGGATTGACGTAGTACTAAACATAAGTACGAGTAGATACATAATGTATAAAACTAATTCGTAAGTTATATTGTATTACAGTTCTGAAAAGCCCATTTTGGCTTTCACTCCGGTTGGAGATGGCATCGAAGGTACTAAAAAGTTGCACTTTAACCATGATGTcccgaaaaaataaaacaaaattaaattgaacATTCTAATAAAGACTGAATAGCGCAATATTATTTtcggtaaaatgtttaaaatatccTGTGCTATACTTTGTTATTATTTGTTGTCCTTACTAAAGCACAATTGTTTATATTTTCATTAGCCTAATACATTTACACAATCATGCTCACGTGTAGATCGAAGATTTCGACAAAATAATTCAGAAGTTACAGATCTGTTGGGCATTGGTGATAGTTTTTTGTGGTACCTTAAAACTTAGGTACAAATAATATTTGAATGAAGTTTTATTTTTGGGTTTAAACGATACTATTCAAATTACAATAGATTGCGAAATCATTGTCGAAATCTTTCCAGATTCCGGATCATACTAGATACTAACACTATGTTTACCCATGTAATTTAAAAGTGCAAGCGGAAGCTTTTATTGCCCTTTATagccatacaaaaaaaacacatATATAAGATTGCTCTATTTGCTTTTTCTCTCGTCCCAACAGAGAGCGATTAAATCCTTACGCTTCTACCGAGGCGAAGCCAAGAATGAGTCATCGAAATTTATTTCGGAAGTTGCCAGATACAAGGAGGCGCATGGCAACAATACCAAAGACTCAAAACGACGAGTGCAATTACACATTAAAGATTTATGTAAGTATGATTGATGCTAACCGGAGAATATCCTTATTAAGTCAAGTCTCCTCATTCTCTCTCTCCATTTTCCACAGTAAGCAAACCAACCCTGAAGGGCATTTTAATTTGTGTCATAGTGATGATGTTCCATCCGATGTCCGGATCGGTACCATTGATCACCTTTACCGATCGCATTTTCCGGGACTCCGGTTCGGACCTACCGCCGTCGACGTGCGCCATGATTGTGGCCGCCATCAACCTGGTAGGTGCGTACGTGTCCTCGGTCACCGTAGACAAGGCGGGCCGCAAGGTCCTGCTCATCACCTCAGCACTGGGTTGTGCAATCTGCTCCGCTACCATGGGAACCTATACATTCCTGAATGGGATCGGAGTAAACCTAGACTACTTCAAGTGGATCCCGGTGACGACCCTGTCCGGTTTGGTATTCATCAGTGCCATCGGCGTTGCCATCGTGCCGTTCATCATCATGCCGGAAATCCTCGAGCCGAGAGTGCGCGGATTCGTCATAACCTGGTGTCTGCTCGAATTCCACTCCATTGCATTTTTAGTGGTTAAGTTCTTCCCGACCGTCGTCGAAAAGCTCGGTCTCTACTGGGTCATGTGGTTCTTCTCGTGCTGTAGCGTGGCGGCGGCCACTTTTGTGATATTCTACGTGCCAGAGACGAAAGGCAAAAGCTTCGAAGAAATTACCGAATCACTGGAACCTGAGAAGAAAACCGTACCAAAGCGAACCTCTATAGATGTTTAGCAGTGCTATAATACCATTCAAgtcaataccacaataaatacAAATGCAAATCAAAAACTAAATCAACCTGTAACATATACAACTACAAAATGAAAACTACGCGCATGACAAGTTCAAATGCTAGGGGATAAGTTGTTCGTAAGCTTTAATTTTATGTGTATAAACTTTATTACGTTAATAAATGTACGTCATTTTATGGTACCTTTTAATCATCTTGGCTGGCAGCATCCGGTGCCGTTTTATCACAGCTCATTATCAGCCGCAGGCTGCATCCAGCCAGTCGGCAGTCGGTAGTCTCGGTTGTGGTTGTCAGAGAATAGGGGTAGACAGAGCAGCAGTTCGGCTTTGTGTGATACAGGATTTTTATATCATGATAATATAATCGCGGTCGTACGACAAGAGTGGACTAGATTTCCGGGAATCCAAAATGGTTGTGGAGTTTTTGTACAAACGCTACTGGAAGCAATTCATCGCCGTAAATGTAGGCAAGTATGGTTTCTTTTTTGGTGGATCTGCGGGTAAATGTTTGATAAAGCTCTTGAGGATAACGAAACGAAATTGAAGATTAAGTATTTCGGCATTTCTGCAGGATTTTGGATAGTAGGGAGAGCGATTGTTTCTTTATTAATCTGTTTAATGTTGTGAAATGATGAAAGTTTAATTATTTTCACAATCTACAGCTGCATGAGAGCAAAAATGGTCATCCAACATAATGAGCAGGCAGCAATGAATTGTAAATCGATCCACTGGTGCGAATATATTTTatcaaatatattttgttatatttacattcatttttcatttcattcctTTATTATAAATAATGCCAAACATGTCAATATCTTCATTAAacattaatttttaatataCTAAAACTCATTGTCTGCACAGAAGTGCAGAttaagtttttctatttttgttcgCGAACGCGTTGCTCCCCGTGAATTTGAATGTAATTTAGTTCTGATTTTAATCAATATACAATGCGCTTCCGCTGCGTAGTAATCGATGGAGCAGCGTTATGATCTGTTGACTTGCAGAGGTAGAGTTTTTAATATACATTCTACCCGAAAAGAAGTACGGAAGTCTGTGCCTAGAGGCACGAACGAGGGATTTACATAGAACTACGAATGCAAGTACAATTCTACAATGCTTGACAGACTGAAAATGTTCAGCATTTTGTTACACAACTTTATTATTCACTGTACCTACCTACTGTAATAAATACCTTAAAATATATACATATTCATTTGTTAGATgaagttaaatttaaattttttctatatGCCCGTGCTCAGGCTTGGCatgcacttttcgcttcgattttgctctttttattACTGTACCTAAGCcaagcaaaattagttattatctgcaatgttgctgaagaaagtaatgttctatcttttgtatttacggcgctataaaGCTGCtacccttacttacttacttattcagccgagagccgtggtggctcttgccgtatcaagaattccattgtactcggtcctgggctactcgtcgccaattcgttgtgcgtctcgacacacgcaagtcagcttcaacttggtcgaggcatctagcatgttgggcccctccattcctggtgccggtgggtttcttgaagagaacggatttcactgtacagccgtccggcatctttgcgacttggccggcccaccgtaatctcccaactttcgccaggtatatGAAGGGAATCTCTCAAAgtagtacctgtagctcgtgattcatacgcctcagcCGCTCTCCGGTTTCCGTTTGTAcgccgccaaaaatagtccgcaacacctttcgttcaaatacggctagtgcacgtatgtcctcggcaggcaaagttactgtctcaaatccgtagaggattaccggtcaaattagcgttttgcatatcgtcagctttgtgcggcggcgtatgctcctagatcgaaacgtcttgcggagggaaaagtacgct harbors:
- the LOC128741600 gene encoding facilitated trehalose transporter Tret1-like, which gives rise to MLSKGIRNQYFATICANLATLIFGLSIGWLSPNLELLLSDATPLTSGRISSSEAGWIGSIGTVGCVLAVLICGWVSEIAGRKSALMLIGVAQLISWIVVVFAKDLTMIYTFRILGGFAGGGTFSVIPLFVSEISEDKIRGALGAILSITCNLGILLGFILCYYLDYFTVTYIALAFCILYSVGCMFLPESPQYLFTKEKKDRAIKSLRFYRGEAKNESSKFISEVARYKEAHGNNTKDSKRRVQLHIKDLLSKPTLKGILICVIVMMFHPMSGSVPLITFTDRIFRDSGSDLPPSTCAMIVAAINLVGAYVSSVTVDKAGRKVLLITSALGCAICSATMGTYTFLNGIGVNLDYFKWIPVTTLSGLVFISAIGVAIVPFIIMPEILEPRVRGFVITWCLLEFHSIAFLVVKFFPTVVEKLGLYWVMWFFSCCSVAAATFVIFYVPETKGKSFEEITESLEPEKKTVPKRTSIDV